Proteins from a single region of Runella sp. SP2:
- the abc-f gene encoding ribosomal protection-like ABC-F family protein, producing the protein MISITNLSYYLGDRALYENASLHIKPKDKIGLIGLNGTGKSTLLHLIVGNYQPDAGNISKAGGCTIGFLNQDLLSYQSDEPILTVALQAFERQLVLQRQIDEVIHQMETNYEDKLVDRLARLQEEFEALDGYTIQSKAEEILEGLGFSTSDLQKPLRQFSGGWRMRVMLAKLLLQKPSLLMLDEPTNHLDLPSIQWVEKYVQSYENAVIVVSHDREFLDNVCDTMVEVSNQKLNYYGGNYSFYLEEKALRNEIQKGAYENQQAKIRQTERFIERFKAKATKAKQAQSRAKMLERMDRVEAVVDENAKVHFRFQFTTQPGRHVLQLEDVSKAYGEKEILKHTNITMERGDKIALIGANGKGKSTLLRVIAGTEPVEGERRLGHNVLFTFYAQHQLESLNIEHTILEELKYANPTKTETECRTILGCFLFTGDDVFKKIKVLSGGEKSRVALAKVLVSQANFLLLDEPTNHLDMQSVNILIQALRQYEGSFVVVSHDRFFVEAIAEKIWYIEEKEVKEYPGTYQEYEWWQEERQEEVVAVPAETVVVPQRSAPVPTKNTSSGSSHQQKTLQKKITQLEQEIDELEKRKKEAEAQLADTAIYSDAAKLAEVNRKYTEVQQKIAATTDAWENAMMEMEELG; encoded by the coding sequence ATGATTTCGATTACCAACCTCTCGTATTATCTCGGCGACCGTGCTTTGTACGAAAACGCCTCGCTTCATATCAAGCCCAAAGATAAAATTGGCCTTATTGGTCTGAACGGAACAGGGAAGTCCACCCTGCTGCATTTGATTGTGGGTAACTACCAGCCCGATGCAGGAAATATCTCAAAAGCAGGTGGTTGTACCATTGGGTTTTTGAACCAAGATTTGCTCTCTTACCAAAGTGATGAGCCTATTTTGACGGTAGCTTTGCAAGCCTTTGAGCGCCAATTGGTGCTTCAACGCCAGATAGATGAAGTAATTCATCAAATGGAAACCAATTACGAAGATAAACTGGTGGATCGACTTGCGCGCCTGCAAGAGGAGTTTGAGGCATTGGACGGCTATACCATTCAGTCGAAAGCTGAGGAGATTTTGGAAGGACTTGGTTTTTCGACAAGTGACTTACAAAAACCGCTGCGGCAGTTTTCGGGAGGTTGGCGAATGCGCGTGATGCTGGCCAAGTTGCTGTTACAAAAACCTTCTTTGCTCATGCTCGATGAGCCTACCAACCACTTGGACTTGCCTTCGATTCAGTGGGTGGAAAAGTATGTTCAGAGCTACGAAAATGCGGTGATTGTGGTCTCGCACGACCGTGAGTTTTTGGACAATGTCTGCGATACAATGGTGGAAGTAAGCAACCAAAAGTTAAACTATTACGGCGGGAATTATTCATTTTATCTCGAAGAAAAAGCCCTTCGTAACGAGATTCAAAAAGGAGCTTACGAAAACCAACAGGCTAAAATCCGCCAAACGGAGCGCTTTATTGAGCGCTTTAAGGCCAAAGCAACCAAAGCAAAACAAGCCCAAAGCCGCGCCAAAATGTTGGAACGAATGGATCGGGTGGAGGCTGTAGTGGATGAAAATGCCAAGGTGCATTTTCGTTTCCAATTTACGACCCAGCCAGGCCGTCATGTGCTTCAATTGGAGGATGTTTCGAAAGCATACGGCGAAAAGGAAATCCTGAAACATACCAATATAACGATGGAGCGCGGCGACAAAATTGCGCTTATCGGGGCCAATGGTAAAGGAAAATCCACGTTGTTGAGGGTCATTGCAGGCACCGAGCCTGTCGAAGGGGAGCGGCGACTGGGTCATAATGTGCTCTTTACCTTTTATGCCCAGCACCAGTTGGAGTCGCTTAATATAGAACATACGATTTTAGAAGAATTAAAATACGCCAATCCGACCAAAACCGAAACCGAATGTCGGACGATTTTGGGGTGCTTTTTGTTTACGGGTGACGATGTTTTTAAGAAAATTAAGGTGTTATCGGGAGGGGAGAAATCGCGGGTTGCGTTGGCAAAAGTGTTGGTGTCTCAAGCCAATTTCTTGTTGCTCGATGAGCCTACCAACCACTTGGATATGCAGTCGGTGAATATCCTCATTCAGGCGCTTCGTCAGTACGAAGGGTCGTTTGTGGTGGTTTCTCACGACCGTTTCTTTGTGGAAGCCATTGCGGAGAAAATTTGGTACATCGAAGAAAAAGAAGTGAAAGAATACCCTGGTACCTACCAAGAGTACGAGTGGTGGCAAGAAGAACGCCAAGAAGAAGTGGTAGCAGTCCCTGCGGAAACTGTGGTAGTACCGCAACGCTCGGCGCCTGTGCCTACGAAGAATACGTCTTCGGGCTCGTCGCACCAGCAAAAGACGCTTCAGAAAAAAATCACCCAACTCGAACAAGAAATCGACGAGTTGGAAAAACGTAAGAAAGAAGCGGAAGCACAGTTGGCTGACACTGCCATTTACAGTGATGCGGCGAAATTGGCCGAAGTGAATAGAAAATACACCGAAGTCCAGCAAAAAATTGCGGCGACCACCGACGCGTGGGAAAATGCCATGATGGAAATGGAGGAGTTGGGGTAG
- a CDS encoding PQQ-dependent sugar dehydrogenase, which yields MKKAALCLFLFFLFSYTLKSQNQIPQIQLTEYAAGFNQPSDIETAGDNRLFVSELTGKIKIIQNGIVHPTPFLDISMTGASIYSFCFSPNYSSNGIFFVYYRKQDGLGQIVMFKRNPSNPNLTLTGSEAKILTLPYLVPGGHTGGEIAFGPDGYLYITTGDDGLGTRKTMGDSPGNAQNLKTVLGKVLRIDVSTAPNYKIPTTNPYQTLGDSIPDEIWARGLRNPWRMSFDKQTGDLWIGDNGADHWDEVNFLAHPNLGGANFGWRCYEGSHPYSSNGCSDTTLLIYPIQEYQGWVSDTTSGASVMGGYVYRGNLYPALRGHYLYADWVMGKFWTLFRSPNGQRINTFQGILTSSPVTFGQDTSGELYVASLDEGKIYQIGLKSTLSTPTINVAAVPASCGLKGQSVNNDAKLTIQGNTITDRYDFTFGINYTGTANYTVGSKTIPLNGVLVADLPNPISPQTITVRIFSITNSHIDITTTLASTTCIPCQFPAPQPQSIDTSACIGTILNISVKGCSGLYTLKAFSDSLLTQLSSLTVNNNFITTPTLTSPLKVYTACVHTTYPECKSNYALLSVKTHDIPVAFNALNITNTSFDIRWQASRNESYLLKYRVKNTTSDWITLPVLTADSTGIFSTMLSSLNQATIYEWAVSNVHCHNFTIQETRTLSCPPTITQLVGPVAPATYQAHEVIQSKGTLLGGSTSFYAGKTIILAPGFQSASNSTFSAQIKGCD from the coding sequence ATGAAAAAGGCAGCGTTATGTCTATTTTTATTTTTTCTCTTCTCATATACTCTAAAATCGCAGAACCAAATACCTCAAATTCAATTAACCGAATATGCAGCCGGATTTAATCAACCAAGTGATATTGAAACTGCGGGCGATAATCGCTTGTTTGTTTCTGAGCTTACGGGGAAGATTAAAATCATTCAGAATGGGATTGTTCATCCAACACCTTTTTTAGATATAAGTATGACTGGAGCTTCGATTTATAGCTTCTGTTTTTCTCCTAATTACTCTTCTAATGGTATTTTTTTTGTTTATTATCGAAAACAAGACGGGCTAGGGCAAATTGTAATGTTCAAGAGAAACCCTTCCAATCCTAATCTTACCCTCACTGGGTCAGAAGCCAAGATTCTTACCTTACCCTATTTAGTTCCTGGTGGACATACAGGTGGAGAAATTGCTTTTGGGCCAGATGGATACTTATACATCACAACAGGAGATGATGGTTTAGGGACGCGTAAAACCATGGGAGATTCTCCAGGCAATGCCCAAAACCTCAAAACTGTACTGGGAAAAGTTCTGCGAATTGATGTCAGTACTGCACCCAATTATAAAATTCCAACTACCAATCCCTACCAAACCCTTGGAGATAGCATTCCTGACGAAATTTGGGCACGCGGTTTACGTAACCCTTGGCGAATGAGTTTTGACAAGCAAACAGGTGATTTGTGGATTGGAGACAACGGCGCTGACCATTGGGATGAAGTCAATTTTTTAGCCCACCCTAATTTAGGCGGGGCTAATTTTGGCTGGCGATGTTATGAAGGTAGTCACCCTTATTCCTCTAATGGGTGCAGTGATACTACTCTTCTTATCTATCCAATTCAAGAATATCAAGGCTGGGTATCTGATACTACAAGTGGTGCTTCGGTTATGGGCGGATATGTCTATCGGGGAAACCTATATCCCGCCCTACGAGGGCATTATTTATATGCAGATTGGGTCATGGGTAAATTTTGGACACTTTTTCGTTCCCCAAATGGTCAGCGCATCAATACATTTCAAGGTATTCTCACTTCCTCTCCTGTCACTTTTGGCCAAGACACCAGCGGAGAATTGTACGTTGCGAGCTTAGATGAAGGGAAAATTTATCAAATTGGGCTTAAATCTACCCTTTCAACTCCTACTATTAATGTTGCAGCAGTACCTGCAAGTTGCGGATTAAAAGGCCAAAGTGTTAATAATGATGCTAAGCTAACAATCCAAGGTAATACTATCACTGATAGATATGATTTTACATTTGGCATTAACTACACAGGAACTGCCAATTATACAGTAGGTTCAAAAACTATTCCTTTAAACGGTGTTTTAGTCGCAGACCTACCTAATCCAATTTCCCCGCAAACCATTACTGTACGTATTTTCAGTATTACAAATTCTCACATAGACATTACTACCACACTTGCATCTACAACTTGCATACCATGCCAATTCCCTGCTCCGCAGCCACAATCCATTGATACAAGCGCTTGCATAGGCACTATTCTCAATATCTCAGTAAAAGGGTGTAGTGGACTGTACACTTTAAAAGCTTTCAGCGACTCTCTACTCACTCAATTATCAAGCCTTACGGTGAATAATAATTTTATAACTACACCCACACTCACTAGCCCATTAAAAGTATATACTGCGTGTGTACATACGACCTATCCTGAATGTAAAAGTAACTACGCTCTATTGTCAGTAAAAACTCATGATATCCCCGTTGCCTTCAATGCTCTCAACATTACAAATACATCCTTTGACATTCGATGGCAGGCTTCTAGAAACGAAAGTTATTTACTCAAATATCGTGTAAAAAACACTACTTCCGACTGGATAACCCTTCCTGTACTGACAGCAGATTCTACAGGAATATTTTCCACAATGCTATCTTCGCTCAATCAGGCAACAATTTACGAATGGGCCGTATCTAATGTTCATTGTCACAACTTTACGATTCAAGAAACACGAACTCTGTCTTGTCCTCCCACAATAACTCAGCTAGTTGGCCCAGTTGCCCCCGCAACCTATCAAGCCCACGAAGTCATTCAAAGTAAAGGAACGCTACTGGGCGGAAGTACTTCATTTTATGCAGGAAAAACCATTATCCTCGCACCTGGGTTTCAAAGCGCCTCTAATAGTACTTTTAGTGCTCAGATTAAAGGTTGTGATTAA
- a CDS encoding GNAT family N-acetyltransferase has protein sequence MTHLLPKNKVQATIQRAFSSLVFVNDPDALTRFRGRWSPWLFNTPLHVVHQQAEQVYTFVLTDAETQQELHGFFHLFVQNQQGISPLRASFGSFEVAEVVSHADFSVWLNSIESFAVSHGITSLSIRHYPSCYHPARSSFIKRGLVRHGFQINQSSINHYISVTSQPFETELHASERRRLRKCQLAGFRFEEWVAPDAKQVYQFIAHNRQRLGYSLSFREEQLRLWLTVFPEIFRVFCVKNGEEIASLGLTVRVGKNVLYHFCPADNLTYRQYSPSVLLTKGLYEFSQQEGVTILDLGISVDATGQPKASLARFKRNLGAQECDKWHFERKIGISTKM, from the coding sequence ATGACACACCTTCTTCCAAAAAATAAGGTTCAGGCCACTATTCAGCGGGCTTTTTCTTCGTTGGTGTTCGTCAATGACCCCGATGCGCTTACCCGTTTTCGGGGTCGTTGGTCGCCTTGGCTCTTCAATACGCCCTTGCACGTCGTTCACCAACAAGCCGAGCAAGTTTATACTTTTGTGCTCACCGATGCCGAGACGCAGCAAGAACTTCACGGTTTTTTCCATCTTTTTGTCCAAAATCAGCAAGGGATTAGTCCGCTAAGGGCATCGTTTGGGTCGTTTGAAGTAGCCGAAGTTGTCAGCCATGCCGATTTTAGTGTTTGGTTAAACTCCATTGAATCTTTTGCCGTATCGCACGGCATCACGTCGCTGTCGATTCGTCATTACCCAAGCTGTTATCATCCTGCCCGTAGTTCGTTTATCAAGCGCGGATTGGTGCGGCACGGTTTTCAGATAAACCAGTCCTCTATCAATCACTACATTTCGGTAACCTCGCAGCCTTTTGAGACAGAGCTTCACGCCTCCGAACGGCGACGATTACGAAAGTGCCAGCTAGCAGGTTTTCGATTTGAAGAATGGGTAGCTCCTGATGCCAAACAAGTGTATCAGTTTATTGCCCATAACCGCCAACGACTCGGGTATTCGCTTTCTTTTCGTGAAGAGCAGCTGCGGCTTTGGTTGACCGTTTTTCCTGAAATTTTTCGGGTATTTTGCGTCAAAAATGGCGAAGAAATTGCCTCATTAGGGCTAACTGTCCGCGTTGGAAAAAATGTACTCTATCACTTCTGTCCCGCCGACAACCTGACCTATCGACAGTACAGCCCCTCGGTGTTATTAACCAAAGGTTTGTACGAATTTTCCCAGCAAGAAGGTGTAACCATTTTAGATTTGGGCATCTCAGTTGACGCCACTGGCCAGCCTAAAGCCAGTTTGGCTCGTTTCAAACGAAACCTTGGCGCTCAAGAATGCGATAAATGGCACTTTGAAAGAAAAATCGGCATTTCTACCAAAATGTAA
- a CDS encoding universal stress protein gives MERTILVPIDFKVESLNALRLALNTINAGKVNVVLMYAKIPTDSISDFLFYSPDEMVDTLKTTEFEEAIAIIKNRYESLLGSISIELFHGYSANALSNFLEARNIEKIYFSKNYKLKPGKKGFDPTPLLKKSRVSYQEVGGESVVAERKTLSTLFNYFGLEIANH, from the coding sequence ATGGAAAGAACAATATTAGTGCCGATAGATTTTAAAGTTGAGTCGCTAAATGCCCTCAGACTGGCATTGAATACCATCAATGCGGGAAAAGTAAATGTGGTGTTGATGTACGCCAAAATTCCTACAGATTCCATATCGGATTTTTTGTTTTATTCGCCAGATGAAATGGTGGATACCCTGAAAACAACTGAATTTGAAGAAGCAATTGCTATTATCAAGAATAGATATGAATCTCTTTTGGGAAGTATTAGTATTGAGCTTTTTCATGGGTATAGTGCCAATGCCTTGAGTAATTTCCTAGAGGCTCGAAATATTGAAAAAATCTATTTCTCCAAAAACTATAAATTAAAACCTGGCAAAAAAGGTTTTGACCCTACTCCATTATTAAAAAAATCAAGGGTGTCTTACCAAGAGGTAGGCGGGGAAAGCGTTGTGGCTGAACGAAAAACCTTGAGCACTCTTTTTAACTATTTTGGGCTTGAAATAGCTAATCATTGA
- a CDS encoding cell wall metabolism sensor histidine kinase WalK: MKTQLKIALFLIFTNSLMLLLFGGSIYYFLYNYSYTDFYKRLETRATIAAKYNFDADKINAEPFKIIRKEHLEKLSDEKEYLYRVENDNDLAEMVKKSELPMTFLKEILNKGKATRQMGETFFTGIRHESNNQTHIVVVSAKNYYASNHLLFMRNVILLGVLFIALITTYLSFFFSKRIFDPIKHITDRVKQISKDNIHLRIEEKKNDAEISQLISTFNDLLDRLETSFETQNNFVSNASHEFGTPLTSIMGEAEVMLMKQRSPEEYQQSLMSILGQAERLNQITQTLLYLAQTGYTNKRVNFEILRTDDLIWQVKEMIDKLNPKNNIQVDFSLLPENPKKLKVMGNRQLLSLAFTNILTNACKYSNNKPVVVTIASSDDQVFLAFTDHGIGIPESELPFIYDPFFRASNTRNFEGYGIGLPLTRNIIKIHNGQLQLSSVVNEGTTVQIRIPLAKIP; this comes from the coding sequence ATGAAAACCCAACTGAAAATAGCGCTTTTCCTGATTTTTACCAACAGCCTGATGCTGCTTCTGTTTGGGGGAAGTATCTATTATTTTTTGTATAATTATTCCTACACTGACTTTTATAAACGACTAGAAACGCGGGCGACGATTGCGGCGAAGTATAATTTTGATGCCGATAAAATCAATGCCGAGCCGTTTAAAATTATCCGTAAAGAACACCTCGAAAAGCTGTCGGACGAAAAAGAGTATCTGTATAGGGTCGAAAATGATAACGATTTAGCTGAAATGGTAAAAAAATCAGAACTCCCGATGACGTTTTTGAAGGAGATTTTGAACAAAGGGAAAGCCACGCGTCAGATGGGCGAAACCTTTTTTACGGGAATTCGGCACGAGAGCAACAATCAAACACACATTGTGGTAGTATCGGCCAAAAACTACTATGCCTCCAATCACTTGTTGTTTATGCGCAATGTGATTTTACTTGGTGTTCTTTTTATTGCCTTGATAACCACCTATTTGTCTTTCTTTTTCTCAAAGCGAATCTTCGACCCTATCAAGCACATTACTGATCGGGTGAAACAAATAAGCAAGGATAATATTCATTTGCGCATCGAAGAGAAAAAAAATGATGCCGAAATTAGCCAATTGATTTCTACGTTCAATGACCTCCTAGATCGGCTTGAGACTTCGTTTGAAACCCAAAACAATTTCGTTAGTAATGCCTCGCACGAGTTTGGCACGCCACTCACGTCTATCATGGGAGAAGCCGAAGTGATGCTGATGAAACAGCGCTCGCCCGAAGAATACCAGCAGTCGTTGATGAGTATTTTGGGCCAAGCTGAGCGCCTGAACCAAATCACGCAAACGTTGCTGTATTTGGCTCAAACGGGTTATACCAACAAGCGGGTTAATTTTGAAATTCTACGAACCGACGACCTGATTTGGCAAGTCAAGGAGATGATTGATAAACTCAATCCTAAGAATAACATCCAAGTGGACTTTAGCTTGTTGCCCGAGAATCCCAAAAAATTGAAAGTGATGGGCAACCGCCAGCTGCTTTCGCTGGCGTTTACCAATATATTAACAAACGCTTGCAAGTATTCCAACAATAAGCCCGTTGTGGTGACGATTGCCTCCAGCGATGACCAAGTTTTTTTGGCATTTACGGACCACGGGATTGGGATTCCCGAGTCAGAACTTCCGTTTATTTATGACCCGTTTTTTAGGGCTTCCAACACCCGAAACTTTGAAGGCTATGGTATCGGATTGCCTTTGACCCGTAATATCATCAAAATTCATAACGGTCAATTGCAGCTTTCTTCAGTCGTCAATGAAGGGACGACGGTTCAAATTAGGATTCCTTTGGCAAAAATTCCGTAA
- a CDS encoding response regulator transcription factor, which translates to MKKILLVEDEVNVVSFIKKGLTEEDFEVSVALDGNSGVQMASSSDYDLIILDIMLPDKNGIEVCKELRNNQIQVPILFLTALNTADNIALGLNSGADDYLAKPFKFIELVARIKALLRRASQGGNEAKVKENVYVVANLKVDDDSKTVERNGELISLTATEYRLLVTLLKNKGKVLSRVDLLESAWDINFNLATNVVDVYINYLRKKLDSAYEPKLIHTVIGMGYVLREA; encoded by the coding sequence ATGAAGAAAATCTTGTTAGTGGAAGACGAAGTCAATGTTGTGAGCTTTATAAAAAAAGGCTTGACCGAGGAGGATTTTGAAGTGTCGGTGGCTTTAGACGGTAATTCGGGGGTTCAAATGGCCTCGAGCAGTGACTATGATTTGATTATTCTTGACATTATGCTTCCCGACAAAAATGGAATTGAGGTTTGTAAAGAGCTGCGCAACAACCAGATTCAGGTACCGATATTGTTTTTGACGGCCCTCAATACCGCCGATAATATTGCGTTGGGGCTTAATTCTGGGGCAGACGATTATTTGGCTAAGCCCTTCAAATTCATTGAGTTGGTAGCACGTATAAAGGCACTTTTGCGGCGAGCAAGCCAGGGTGGGAACGAGGCCAAGGTCAAAGAGAATGTGTATGTGGTGGCCAACTTGAAAGTGGACGATGACTCCAAAACCGTAGAACGAAATGGGGAGCTTATCTCCCTCACTGCTACCGAATATCGACTGCTGGTTACTTTGCTAAAAAACAAAGGCAAAGTGCTTTCAAGGGTGGATTTGCTGGAGAGTGCGTGGGACATCAATTTTAACCTAGCCACGAACGTCGTGGATGTTTACATCAATTATTTGAGAAAAAAACTTGATTCAGCCTACGAGCCTAAGCTGATTCATACCGTGATTGGCATGGGCTATGTGTTAAGAGAAGCATGA
- a CDS encoding glutamine--tRNA ligase/YqeY domain fusion protein: protein MSEIAKESTEEKSLNFIEQIIEEDIRTGKHEGRVLTRFPPEPNGYLHIGHAKSICLNFGVAQKYGGGTNLRFDDTNPVTEDTEYVESIKNDVQWLGFQWVNEFYASDYFDHLYAFAIDLIKKGLAYVDESTSEQIASLKGTPTEPGINSPYRDRSVEENLDLFERMKNGEFPEGSRTLRAKIDMASPNMIMRDPIIYRIKFAHHHRTGDKWCIYPMYDFAHGQSDSIEQITHSICTLEFIPHRDLYDWCIDKLEIFPSKQYEFARLNLTYTVMSKRKLLQLVNEGHVTGWDDPRMPTISGLRRRGYTPESIREFCDRIGIARRDNLIDVSLLEFCVREHLNKIAQRRMVVLDPLKVVITNFPEDTVELCLSENNPEDPNGGMREVPFSREVYIEREDFMENPPKKFFRLAVGQMVRLKSAYIIRCDEAIKDEAGNIIELHCSYLENSKSGNDTSGINVKGTLHWVSVSEALPIEIRQYDRLFKVEDLASAEGDFKDHINPNSLEVITGYAEPSLKEATVDTKIQFVRKGYFCLDTDATPDKLIFNRTVGLKDTWGKVAGK, encoded by the coding sequence ATGAGTGAAATTGCCAAAGAATCCACCGAAGAGAAATCGCTGAACTTCATCGAACAAATCATTGAAGAAGACATCCGTACGGGTAAACACGAAGGCCGCGTCCTCACGCGCTTTCCACCCGAACCCAATGGCTATTTGCACATTGGGCACGCCAAATCCATCTGTTTAAACTTTGGAGTGGCCCAGAAATACGGAGGAGGTACCAACTTACGCTTTGACGATACCAATCCCGTTACGGAGGATACCGAATACGTTGAGTCAATCAAGAATGACGTTCAATGGCTTGGTTTTCAGTGGGTAAATGAATTTTATGCTTCTGATTACTTTGATCATTTGTACGCTTTTGCCATTGATTTAATCAAAAAAGGACTGGCATACGTGGATGAATCTACCTCAGAGCAAATCGCTTCTTTGAAAGGAACACCGACGGAGCCAGGTATCAACAGCCCGTACCGTGACCGTAGCGTGGAAGAAAATTTGGATTTGTTTGAGCGAATGAAAAACGGCGAGTTTCCTGAAGGCTCTCGTACGCTTCGTGCCAAAATCGACATGGCGTCGCCGAATATGATCATGCGCGACCCAATCATTTATCGGATTAAATTTGCCCACCACCACCGTACAGGCGACAAATGGTGCATCTATCCGATGTACGATTTTGCCCACGGTCAGTCGGATTCTATCGAACAAATTACGCATTCAATCTGTACGTTGGAGTTTATTCCTCACCGCGACTTGTACGATTGGTGCATTGATAAACTGGAGATTTTTCCCTCAAAACAATACGAGTTTGCGCGCCTCAACCTGACTTATACCGTCATGAGCAAGCGCAAATTGTTACAACTTGTCAACGAAGGCCACGTGACGGGCTGGGACGACCCACGGATGCCAACCATTTCGGGGCTTCGCCGTCGTGGCTATACGCCAGAGTCAATTCGTGAGTTCTGCGACCGCATTGGTATCGCTCGACGCGACAACCTTATTGATGTGAGTTTGCTGGAGTTTTGCGTTCGCGAGCATCTTAACAAAATCGCACAGCGCCGCATGGTAGTGCTCGATCCGCTCAAAGTGGTCATTACCAACTTCCCCGAAGATACCGTCGAGCTTTGCTTGAGCGAAAACAACCCCGAAGACCCCAACGGCGGAATGCGTGAAGTGCCATTTAGCCGCGAGGTTTATATCGAACGGGAAGATTTTATGGAAAATCCGCCGAAAAAATTCTTCCGTTTGGCCGTAGGACAAATGGTGCGTTTGAAGAGTGCGTACATCATTCGTTGCGACGAAGCGATCAAGGACGAAGCGGGAAATATCATTGAATTGCATTGTTCGTACCTCGAAAACAGCAAGAGTGGCAACGATACCTCAGGCATCAACGTCAAAGGAACGCTCCATTGGGTGTCGGTTTCGGAGGCGTTACCGATTGAAATTCGCCAATATGATCGTTTGTTTAAAGTAGAGGATTTAGCGTCGGCGGAAGGAGATTTCAAGGACCACATCAATCCAAATTCTTTGGAAGTGATTACGGGATACGCCGAGCCATCGCTCAAAGAAGCAACAGTTGACACCAAAATCCAGTTTGTTCGCAAAGGCTATTTCTGTTTAGATACCGACGCTACACCCGATAAACTTATCTTCAACCGCACAGTAGGGTTGAAAGATACGTGGGGAAAAGTAGCAGGGAAATAA
- a CDS encoding 6-carboxytetrahydropterin synthase, whose translation MSNPRVAVFRKAHFNAAHRLNNPTWSDEQNARVFGKCNYPNYHGHNYELIVQVTGEVNPETGYVVDLKWLNDLIEETVLVKFDHKNLNLDTEEFKNMNPSAENISIVIYNLLREHLAESLDLKIRLYETERNFVEYPA comes from the coding sequence ATGAGCAACCCACGAGTGGCGGTGTTTCGGAAGGCACACTTTAATGCCGCACATCGTCTGAACAATCCGACCTGGTCGGACGAACAGAATGCGCGTGTCTTTGGGAAATGCAATTATCCCAATTACCACGGACATAATTACGAGCTGATTGTGCAAGTGACGGGCGAAGTAAATCCCGAAACTGGCTACGTTGTAGATTTGAAATGGTTGAATGATTTAATCGAGGAAACGGTTTTAGTTAAGTTTGACCACAAAAATCTAAATCTGGATACTGAGGAGTTTAAAAACATGAATCCCAGCGCAGAAAACATTTCAATTGTCATTTATAATCTCTTACGTGAGCACTTAGCAGAGTCGCTCGATTTGAAAATACGGCTTTATGAAACAGAACGAAACTTTGTGGAATACCCTGCCTAA
- the folE gene encoding GTP cyclohydrolase I FolE, with protein MKQNETLWNTLPNHADLGELNIDDWGDDHLFSAYNTPLREDAFELSDVEKVAKIEGHFRAIMETLGLDLTDDSLNGTPHRVAKMYVKELFSGLNPANKPKATLFENKYKYNEMLVEKDISFYSNCEHHFVPIFGKAHVAYISSGKVIGLSKLNRIVQYFAKRPQVQERLTVQIAKELQQILQTEDVAIVMDAKHLCVASRGVQDDSSSTVTAFYGGKFQEDGTKSEFLKYLS; from the coding sequence ATGAAACAGAACGAAACTTTGTGGAATACCCTGCCTAACCACGCAGATTTGGGTGAACTCAACATCGACGACTGGGGAGATGATCACCTATTTAGTGCTTACAATACGCCTTTGCGCGAGGACGCCTTTGAACTGAGCGACGTAGAAAAAGTGGCCAAAATTGAGGGTCATTTCCGTGCCATCATGGAAACCCTTGGGCTTGACCTCACCGACGACAGCCTCAATGGAACTCCGCATCGCGTAGCAAAAATGTACGTAAAAGAGCTATTTTCAGGCTTGAACCCTGCGAATAAGCCCAAGGCAACGCTCTTTGAAAACAAGTATAAATACAACGAAATGTTGGTGGAAAAAGACATCAGTTTTTACTCCAACTGCGAGCACCACTTTGTTCCTATTTTTGGCAAAGCGCACGTGGCTTACATTTCGAGTGGGAAAGTGATTGGGCTTTCTAAACTGAACCGTATTGTTCAGTATTTTGCCAAGCGCCCGCAAGTACAAGAGCGCCTTACGGTACAAATCGCCAAAGAGTTACAGCAAATTCTTCAAACCGAAGACGTGGCTATCGTGATGGATGCCAAACACTTATGCGTCGCTTCTCGCGGGGTACAAGACGACTCCAGCTCGACCGTGACGGCGTTTTACGGCGGCAAGTTTCAAGAAGACGGCACGAAGAGTGAATTTTTGAAATATTTATCGTAA